The following proteins are encoded in a genomic region of Pseudomonas sp. Os17:
- the hglS gene encoding 2-oxoadipate dioxygenase/decarboxylase HglS, with amino-acid sequence MSNQRFVSPDLIRQGFSRAMSDMYREEVPLYGALMTLVAQVNAQVLEQQPAIAQHLQRSGELQRLDLERHGAIRVGTAAELATLARLFAVMGMQPVGYYDLTPAGVPVHSTAFRAVHEEALQVSPFRVFTSLLRLELIDNLELRGFAQQVLAQRQIFTPKVLELIEQAQAEGGLDENDAQRFIQEALETFRWHHHATVTAAQYASLSAQHRLIADVVAFKGPHINHLTPRTLDIDEVQRLMPAHGITPKAVIEGPPRRDCPILLRQTSFKALEEPVAFSDQTDTQGSHSARFGEIEQRGAALTPKGRELYDRLLNAARDALGDFPNEANAQRYNQLMQEHFRAFPDSHPAMREQGLAYFRYFVSEPGLAARAEPQRPTTLPALLAAGHLGFEPLVYEDFLPVSAAGIFQSNLGDDSQSHYAEHSNRQAFENALGRATLDELQLYAQTQQRSLEQCAATLGLPTL; translated from the coding sequence ATGAGCAACCAGCGCTTCGTCAGTCCTGACCTGATCCGCCAGGGATTTTCCCGGGCGATGTCGGATATGTACCGCGAGGAGGTGCCGCTCTACGGCGCCCTGATGACCCTGGTGGCCCAGGTCAATGCCCAGGTCCTGGAGCAGCAGCCGGCGATCGCCCAACACCTGCAGCGCAGCGGCGAACTGCAGCGCCTGGACCTGGAGCGCCACGGCGCCATCCGCGTCGGCACCGCCGCGGAGCTGGCGACCCTGGCCCGGTTGTTTGCGGTGATGGGCATGCAGCCGGTGGGCTACTACGACCTGACCCCGGCCGGGGTGCCGGTGCATTCCACGGCCTTTCGCGCGGTCCACGAAGAAGCCCTGCAGGTCAGCCCGTTCCGGGTCTTCACCTCGCTGCTGCGCCTGGAACTGATCGACAACCTCGAACTGCGAGGCTTTGCCCAACAGGTGCTGGCCCAGCGCCAGATCTTCACCCCCAAGGTGCTGGAGCTGATTGAACAGGCCCAGGCCGAAGGCGGACTGGATGAAAACGACGCCCAGCGCTTTATACAGGAAGCCCTGGAAACCTTCCGCTGGCACCACCACGCCACGGTGACCGCCGCCCAGTACGCCAGCCTCAGCGCCCAGCACCGGCTGATCGCCGACGTGGTGGCGTTCAAGGGCCCGCACATCAATCACCTGACCCCACGCACCCTGGACATCGATGAAGTGCAACGGCTGATGCCCGCGCACGGCATCACCCCCAAGGCGGTGATCGAGGGCCCGCCGCGCCGGGACTGCCCGATCCTGCTGCGCCAGACCAGTTTCAAGGCCCTGGAGGAACCCGTGGCCTTCAGCGACCAGACCGACACCCAGGGCAGCCACAGCGCGCGTTTTGGCGAGATCGAACAGCGCGGCGCGGCGCTGACTCCCAAGGGCCGCGAGCTCTACGACCGCCTGCTGAACGCCGCCCGCGACGCCCTTGGCGACTTCCCCAACGAAGCCAACGCCCAGCGCTACAACCAGCTGATGCAAGAGCACTTCAGGGCGTTTCCCGACAGCCACCCGGCCATGCGCGAACAGGGCCTGGCGTACTTTCGCTACTTCGTCAGCGAACCCGGGCTCGCGGCCCGCGCCGAGCCCCAGCGCCCCACCACCCTGCCGGCCCTGCTGGCAGCCGGCCACCTGGGCTTCGAGCCCCTGGTCTATGAGGATTTCCTGCCGGTGAGCGCCGCCGGGATCTTCCAGTCCAACCTGGGTGACGACAGCCAGAGCCACTACGCCGAGCACTCCAACCGCCAGGCCTTTGAAAACGCCCTGGGCCGCGCCACCCTCGACGAGCTGCAGCTGTACGCCCAGACCCAGCAACGCTCCCTGGAGCAGTGCGCCGCCACCCTCGGTCTGCCGACGCTGTAA
- a CDS encoding DUF4123 domain-containing protein — protein sequence MYTSNPLWHELLWQQVQRLEHEHLDLLIDATSLDYPLLAELATLTEGPQLAKLFDHTPEASIADAGPLLLRLKLRHQTWLKAFLSAVDCTQHVLALLSPWPFDALAAHLSRCTQVQWNQGREQGVLRYYDPRVFLPVSEALTPAQGRVLHGPVIAWHWLDRDHRAQQLLGHYSRHSDAPTAEGFLFDPAQVTSLKAWADADGHRREHSATPQHYGLSREEGLMRHLFHSQIAACQQGLQEPHERQAFIRQWLLDNSPFVVDE from the coding sequence ATGTACACGAGCAATCCCCTGTGGCACGAACTGCTGTGGCAACAGGTACAGCGACTGGAGCACGAGCACCTCGACCTGCTGATCGATGCCACCAGCCTCGACTACCCGCTGCTAGCGGAACTGGCGACCCTGACCGAAGGCCCGCAACTGGCCAAGCTGTTCGACCACACCCCGGAAGCGAGCATTGCCGACGCCGGCCCGTTGCTATTGCGGCTGAAGCTGCGGCACCAGACCTGGCTGAAGGCTTTTCTCAGCGCCGTCGACTGCACCCAGCACGTACTGGCGCTGCTCAGCCCCTGGCCCTTCGACGCCCTGGCCGCCCACCTCAGTCGCTGCACCCAGGTGCAGTGGAACCAGGGCCGCGAACAAGGGGTGCTGCGCTACTACGACCCGCGCGTGTTCCTACCTGTGAGCGAAGCCCTGACCCCGGCCCAGGGCCGCGTCCTGCATGGCCCGGTGATCGCCTGGCACTGGCTCGACCGCGACCACCGGGCACAGCAGCTGTTGGGGCACTACTCCCGACACAGCGACGCCCCAACGGCGGAAGGCTTCCTGTTCGACCCCGCGCAGGTCACCAGCCTGAAGGCTTGGGCCGATGCCGACGGGCACCGCCGCGAGCACAGCGCCACCCCGCAGCACTACGGCCTGAGCCGCGAGGAAGGCCTGATGCGCCACCTGTTCCACAGCCAGATTGCGGCCTGCCAGCAAGGGCTTCAAGAGCCCCACGAGCGGCAGGCGTTTATTCGCCAATGGCTGTTGGATAACTCGCCGTTTGTGGTGGATGAGTAG
- a CDS encoding T6SS phospholipase effector Tle1-like catalytic domain-containing protein: protein MSKINFNMKSCSVSTLIAPDFPLDRLLPDAPKQLSENIRRQKFDEFAFGEQQRKIVQARGDAYSGTPCCKTLHITLAFDGTNNNNEADSASSPSSCSNMARLYHASLGSDDATRENGYFRYYSPGVGTVFPDVKEMVPTDMGLIAASGGENRINWGLTRLIAALKDAIPKQKLLSVTETQSLVEDMATCWYGNVATLGLLENGEKKREAAMRPYMNDLKKLLDQRREVGEKPHILAMRLYVYGFSRGAAQARTFANWLQTLTRCQGSDGAVEYRFAGLPISIEFLGICDTVAAVGIADSFPFTAGHMDWADGTMRLPDEESATCMDTSIPEDCHFLKRCVHLVSAHEQRASFPLDSIRRRPKNASGQRDTTQPSSYRSGTVEYLYPGVHSDVGGGYAPGDQGKAVAGTEHLLSQIPLQHLYAEAFSAGAPLQVPQAAYREGIHEKWRKMSGETLEEFNVSDELIKRFNAWQADAAQHTGTLEDMIEWQQALITGWRIDRYAGGVERQPFYQNAPPDMPKAEVEAWEAIQARNDAETKAAAKGKPVPTYTEAQEKEYQRHVQIVGGEEKAKGMRREKVFDPPLDHQQLKGAADEFRHDYKQEWGLLDDSMKVGGVLDLLLGGTVFLVNEEDEAKEYAYLHDKGTELYRELFSAPNTPKSGKEDLVALFDEQIHDSRAWFMNTSALGPREPFTDYFRIRLVHFDNESNKELSLLATAGRVVGVGLALASVGLSIKKKDPRMLLGLFLPSLARPVLAGKVGVPGSPQVSAFDPLTGLALPMLSNLDGLRAFTQSPGDVVALVAAMPPPPPLNANTATTPELQKILVAHQAPEAAQAAQAAQDKEDARLAGLLASANDQGQPAGWQDLLAEQVGNLKSSGKQV, encoded by the coding sequence ATGTCCAAAATAAATTTTAATATGAAAAGCTGTTCCGTTTCTACGTTGATTGCTCCGGATTTTCCGTTGGATCGGCTTCTGCCTGATGCTCCAAAACAGCTCTCTGAAAATATCCGAAGACAAAAATTTGATGAATTCGCATTCGGTGAGCAGCAGCGTAAAATCGTACAGGCGAGGGGCGATGCATACAGCGGAACACCTTGCTGTAAGACTTTACATATTACATTGGCGTTCGATGGGACTAATAATAACAACGAGGCTGACAGCGCTTCGAGCCCATCTTCGTGTAGCAATATGGCTCGGCTTTATCATGCGAGTCTAGGATCGGATGATGCTACTCGGGAGAATGGTTATTTCAGGTATTACAGTCCGGGCGTGGGTACGGTGTTTCCGGATGTTAAGGAAATGGTACCTACCGATATGGGGCTGATAGCTGCCAGTGGTGGTGAAAACCGAATCAACTGGGGCCTGACTCGACTAATAGCAGCGTTAAAGGATGCAATACCGAAACAAAAACTTCTTTCAGTGACCGAAACCCAGTCTCTGGTGGAGGACATGGCTACTTGTTGGTATGGCAACGTGGCAACTTTAGGTCTACTGGAAAACGGCGAAAAGAAACGTGAAGCCGCCATGCGTCCGTATATGAATGACCTGAAAAAGCTATTAGATCAGCGAAGAGAAGTCGGGGAAAAACCCCATATCTTGGCCATGCGCCTATATGTCTATGGCTTCTCCAGAGGCGCTGCACAAGCCCGAACTTTTGCCAATTGGCTGCAAACCCTGACCCGTTGCCAAGGCAGCGATGGCGCAGTGGAGTATCGCTTTGCCGGGCTGCCGATCTCCATTGAGTTCCTCGGTATCTGTGACACGGTGGCGGCAGTGGGTATCGCCGACAGTTTTCCCTTTACCGCCGGGCATATGGATTGGGCTGATGGCACCATGCGTTTACCTGATGAAGAGTCTGCTACCTGCATGGACACTTCCATTCCTGAGGACTGTCACTTTCTCAAGCGTTGCGTGCACTTGGTGTCGGCCCATGAACAGCGCGCCAGTTTCCCATTGGACTCGATCCGGCGCCGACCGAAAAACGCCAGCGGCCAGCGCGATACGACTCAGCCCTCCAGTTACCGAAGTGGCACAGTCGAATATCTTTACCCCGGCGTGCACTCGGATGTCGGCGGTGGTTACGCGCCTGGGGATCAGGGCAAGGCGGTTGCCGGTACCGAGCATTTGTTATCGCAAATCCCTTTACAGCATCTGTATGCAGAAGCGTTTTCGGCTGGGGCGCCTTTGCAAGTGCCACAAGCTGCATATCGGGAAGGAATTCATGAGAAGTGGAGGAAAATGAGTGGTGAAACGTTAGAAGAGTTCAACGTCTCCGACGAACTCATCAAACGCTTCAACGCCTGGCAAGCCGACGCCGCTCAACACACCGGCACCCTGGAAGACATGATCGAGTGGCAACAGGCGCTGATCACCGGTTGGCGCATCGACCGTTATGCCGGAGGGGTGGAAAGGCAGCCGTTCTATCAGAATGCTCCGCCGGATATGCCCAAGGCCGAGGTCGAGGCCTGGGAGGCGATCCAGGCGCGCAATGATGCCGAAACCAAGGCCGCCGCCAAAGGCAAACCGGTACCGACTTACACCGAGGCACAGGAGAAGGAGTACCAGCGCCATGTGCAGATCGTCGGTGGTGAGGAAAAGGCCAAAGGCATGCGCAGGGAAAAAGTCTTCGACCCGCCCCTGGATCACCAGCAACTCAAAGGCGCCGCCGACGAGTTTCGTCATGACTACAAGCAAGAGTGGGGACTGCTCGACGACAGCATGAAGGTCGGCGGCGTTCTGGATTTGCTGCTGGGCGGCACGGTGTTCCTGGTCAACGAGGAAGACGAGGCCAAGGAGTATGCCTACCTGCACGATAAAGGCACCGAGCTTTACCGGGAGTTGTTCAGTGCACCCAACACGCCCAAATCGGGCAAGGAAGACCTGGTGGCGCTGTTCGACGAGCAGATCCACGACTCTCGCGCCTGGTTCATGAACACCTCGGCGCTGGGCCCTCGCGAGCCGTTCACCGATTACTTCCGCATTCGCCTGGTGCATTTTGACAACGAGTCGAACAAGGAGCTGTCGCTGCTGGCCACCGCGGGCCGGGTGGTGGGGGTGGGACTGGCGCTGGCCAGTGTCGGCCTGAGCATCAAGAAGAAGGACCCGCGCATGTTGCTCGGCCTGTTCCTGCCGTCTTTGGCGCGGCCGGTGCTGGCGGGCAAGGTCGGGGTGCCGGGTTCGCCGCAAGTCAGCGCTTTCGACCCGCTGACCGGTCTGGCCTTGCCGATGCTGAGCAATCTGGATGGGCTGCGGGCCTTCACTCAATCCCCGGGGGATGTGGTCGCCCTGGTCGCGGCGATGCCGCCTCCGCCACCCTTGAACGCCAACACCGCCACCACCCCGGAGCTGCAGAAAATCCTGGTGGCCCACCAAGCGCCGGAAGCGGCACAAGCGGCACAAGCGGCGCAGGACAAGGAGGACGCCCGACTTGCCGGGCTATTGGCGAGCGCCAACGATCAGGGGCAGCCGGCTGGCTGGCAAGACCTGCTGGCCGAGCAGGTGGGCAATCTGAAATCGTCCGGGAAGCAGGTATAG
- a CDS encoding DUF3304 domain-containing protein: MLSAPVTGYNHTSAAINRFSVNGAGGPNLGAYQGGGSQVCCGVVPRHWVPGLRAIVEWEKDPDPYSYGKWPERPYSDAWNKRMAREKQRYSRHKAVVEIPRYDSPGDLRVHFLPCDQVRVTAAGTSPGYPGYPYNYPMKMEEPEVC; this comes from the coding sequence ATGTTATCGGCGCCGGTGACTGGCTATAACCATACCTCGGCAGCGATTAATCGGTTTTCGGTTAATGGGGCTGGTGGGCCGAACTTGGGTGCGTATCAAGGTGGGGGTAGCCAAGTTTGCTGTGGCGTTGTTCCTCGTCATTGGGTTCCAGGATTAAGAGCCATTGTTGAATGGGAAAAAGATCCCGATCCATATTCTTATGGGAAATGGCCAGAGCGCCCATATTCTGACGCTTGGAATAAGCGAATGGCAAGGGAGAAACAACGGTATTCGCGTCACAAAGCTGTTGTGGAAATTCCCCGGTACGATAGTCCGGGCGACTTGAGAGTTCATTTTTTACCTTGCGATCAGGTACGTGTAACCGCTGCTGGAACCTCTCCAGGATACCCTGGTTATCCCTACAATTATCCAATGAAAATGGAGGAGCCAGAAGTATGTTAG
- the tssI gene encoding type VI secretion system Vgr family protein has protein sequence MFNSASETHFSLSVEDFANDLQVLGFKGTEGISQPFRFDLQLVSDNPALDLEGLLHKQAFLAFDPQGHGIHGQIRRVAQGDSGQRLTHYQLSLVPRLDYLRHRINQRIFQQRAVPSIIAAILEEHGILADAYRFQIEHPCPERDYCVQYDESDLHFIQRLCEEEGLHYHFQHSRGGHLLVFADNQTAFPKLGRPTAYVRGSGLVADEPVIKGFEVRLESRTRRTSRRDYDFEKPRLQLEAAYRPEARNPEPDLEDYDYPGRFTDRARGKLLSQRALERHRADYRQAGGWGDDPRLVSGHFLQLSEHPRREWNDLWLLTQVTHEGKQPQVLEESITSDTRAEDGFQQGYRNRFLATPWDVFYRPPLKHPKPQVLGSQTAVVTGPAGEEIHCDQYGRVKVQFHWDREGQGDDKSSCWLRVASGWAGDRYGALVIPRIGMEVLVSFLEGDPDQPLVSGCLYHKEHEVPYALPAHKTRSVFKTLSSPGGGGFNELRIEDKKGAEQIFVHAQRDWDQNIQHDQKIRIGHQRHDSVEQNAYSEFKAEEHRTTHGARKTEIRADDHLTVGDTQHIKLGVAQLTQAGQEIHLKAGDKIVIEAALEMTLKAGGSFIKLDPGGVTIVGPLVKQNAGGAPGSGSGIAIKAPLQPGAADRDVPGALPQVAAPNPPPVCKECLARAKANNQALEAR, from the coding sequence ATGTTCAACTCGGCCAGTGAAACCCACTTCAGCCTGAGCGTCGAAGACTTTGCCAATGACTTGCAGGTGCTGGGATTCAAGGGCACCGAAGGCATCAGCCAACCCTTTCGCTTTGACCTGCAACTGGTCAGCGACAACCCGGCCCTGGACCTGGAAGGGCTGCTGCACAAGCAGGCCTTTCTCGCCTTCGATCCCCAGGGCCATGGCATTCATGGCCAGATCCGGCGCGTGGCCCAGGGCGACTCCGGCCAGCGCCTGACCCATTACCAGCTGTCCCTGGTGCCACGCCTGGACTACCTGCGCCACCGCATCAACCAGCGGATCTTCCAGCAACGGGCGGTGCCGAGCATCATCGCCGCGATTCTCGAAGAGCACGGCATCCTCGCCGACGCCTATCGGTTCCAGATCGAGCATCCGTGCCCGGAGCGCGACTACTGCGTGCAGTACGACGAGAGCGACCTGCACTTCATCCAGCGTCTGTGCGAAGAGGAAGGCCTGCATTACCACTTCCAGCACAGTCGTGGCGGCCACCTGCTGGTGTTTGCCGACAATCAGACCGCGTTCCCCAAGCTCGGCCGGCCCACCGCCTATGTGCGCGGCAGCGGATTGGTGGCCGACGAGCCGGTGATCAAGGGCTTCGAAGTGCGCCTGGAGTCGCGCACCCGCCGCACCAGCCGCCGCGATTACGACTTTGAAAAGCCGCGCCTGCAACTGGAGGCCGCCTACCGGCCCGAGGCCCGAAACCCGGAACCGGACCTGGAGGACTATGACTACCCTGGACGCTTCACTGACCGTGCCCGGGGCAAGTTGCTCAGCCAGCGCGCCCTGGAACGCCACCGCGCCGACTATCGGCAGGCCGGGGGCTGGGGCGATGACCCACGGCTGGTCAGCGGGCATTTTCTGCAATTGTCCGAGCACCCGCGCCGGGAATGGAACGACCTCTGGCTGCTGACCCAGGTGACCCACGAAGGCAAGCAGCCCCAGGTGCTGGAAGAGTCCATCACCAGCGATACCCGGGCCGAGGACGGCTTCCAGCAGGGCTACCGCAACCGCTTTCTGGCCACCCCCTGGGACGTGTTCTACCGACCGCCGCTCAAGCACCCCAAGCCCCAGGTGCTGGGCAGCCAGACCGCGGTGGTCACCGGCCCGGCGGGGGAGGAGATCCACTGCGATCAGTACGGCCGGGTCAAGGTGCAGTTTCATTGGGACCGCGAGGGCCAGGGCGACGACAAGAGCAGTTGCTGGCTGCGTGTGGCCTCCGGCTGGGCCGGCGACCGCTACGGCGCCCTCGTCATCCCGCGCATCGGCATGGAAGTGCTGGTGAGCTTTCTCGAAGGCGACCCCGACCAGCCCCTGGTCAGCGGCTGCCTGTACCACAAGGAACACGAAGTGCCCTACGCGCTGCCAGCGCACAAGACCCGCAGCGTCTTCAAGACCCTGAGCTCGCCGGGTGGCGGCGGTTTCAACGAACTGCGCATCGAAGACAAGAAGGGCGCCGAACAGATCTTCGTCCACGCCCAGCGCGACTGGGACCAGAACATCCAGCACGATCAGAAGATCCGCATCGGCCACCAACGTCACGACAGCGTGGAGCAAAACGCCTACAGCGAATTCAAGGCCGAGGAACACCGCACCACCCACGGCGCGCGCAAGACCGAAATCCGCGCCGACGACCACCTCACCGTGGGCGACACCCAGCACATCAAGCTCGGCGTGGCGCAACTGACCCAGGCCGGCCAGGAAATCCACCTCAAGGCCGGGGACAAGATCGTCATCGAAGCGGCCCTGGAAATGACCCTCAAGGCCGGCGGCAGCTTTATCAAGCTCGACCCCGGCGGCGTGACGATCGTCGGACCGCTGGTGAAACAGAACGCCGGCGGCGCCCCGGGCAGTGGCAGCGGGATCGCCATCAAGGCGCCGTTGCAGCCGGGGGCGGCGGATCGGGATGTACCGGGAGCCTTGCCCCAGGTCGCCGCGCCCAACCCGCCGCCGGTGTGCAAGGAGTGCCTGGCCCGGGCCAAGGCCAACAACCAAGCGCTGGAAGCACGCTAG
- a CDS encoding DUF3304 domain-containing protein, producing the protein MCKTRSWKTAVSLAGWLSAVLLVTACRSQSPMLSAPVMGYNHTSAAINRFSVNGAGGPNLGPHQGGGSQVCCGVVPRYWVPGLRAIVEWEKDPDPRGYIKRDQYGQFDNKDYERHAANYSRHKVIVEIPRYTVAGTLKVHFLPCDQVRVSADNIKVVDPRYPYNYPMKMEEPEVC; encoded by the coding sequence ATGTGCAAAACGCGGAGTTGGAAGACCGCAGTGTCATTGGCCGGGTGGTTGAGTGCCGTGTTGCTGGTCACAGCCTGTCGGAGCCAGTCCCCGATGCTGAGCGCCCCGGTGATGGGGTACAACCATACTTCGGCGGCGATCAATCGGTTTTCGGTGAATGGGGCAGGTGGGCCGAACTTGGGGCCGCATCAGGGGGGTGGTAGCCAAGTTTGCTGTGGTGTTGTTCCTCGTTATTGGGTTCCAGGGTTGAGAGCCATTGTTGAGTGGGAAAAAGATCCGGATCCTCGCGGTTATATTAAACGAGACCAGTATGGTCAATTTGATAATAAGGATTATGAGCGTCATGCCGCCAATTACTCTAGACATAAAGTGATTGTAGAAATTCCTCGGTATACCGTGGCCGGAACCTTAAAGGTCCATTTTCTTCCCTGCGACCAAGTGCGCGTTTCTGCGGACAACATCAAGGTAGTGGATCCGCGTTATCCCTACAACTATCCAATGAAAATGGAGGAGCCTGAAGTATGTTAG
- a CDS encoding DUF3304 domain-containing protein has translation MLTASACQSESKMLSAPVTGYNHTSAAINRFSVNGAGGPNLGPHQGGGSEVCCGVVPRYWKPGLRAVVEWEKDPDPYAYGEWPERQFSDAWTKRMAEHKKGYSRHKVVVEIPQYSIAGSLKVHFLPCDKVRVSADNLRRDDPDYPYRYPIKMEEPNVCPK, from the coding sequence ATGTTGACTGCAAGCGCTTGTCAGTCTGAGTCGAAGATGTTGTCGGCACCGGTGACGGGTTATAACCATACTTCGGCGGCGATCAATCGCTTTTCGGTGAATGGGGCGGGTGGGCCGAACTTGGGACCGCATCAGGGCGGTGGTAGTGAAGTTTGCTGTGGTGTTGTTCCGCGTTATTGGAAACCAGGGTTGAGAGCTGTTGTTGAATGGGAAAAAGATCCGGATCCATACGCTTATGGGGAGTGGCCAGAACGTCAGTTTTCAGATGCTTGGACTAAACGTATGGCGGAGCATAAAAAAGGGTATTCACGACATAAGGTAGTTGTGGAAATTCCCCAGTATTCCATCGCGGGATCTTTGAAAGTTCATTTTTTGCCGTGTGACAAAGTTCGTGTTTCTGCCGATAATTTGCGGAGAGATGATCCTGACTATCCTTACAGGTATCCTATTAAAATGGAGGAACCTAATGTATGTCCAAAATAA
- a CDS encoding FAD-binding oxidoreductase — translation MRFAIGLFLCAALCNALTTHAAETVNDITQLNPIVVDQVVRPTTLEQIVKQVAEHPGPIAIGGGRYSMGGQTATEHALQIDMRGFNQVLDFSKERKEITVQPGITWRAVQDYIDPHDLSVSIMQSYANFTVGGALSVNAHGRYIGYGPLVSSVKAIKLVLADGQVVDASPQHNSELFYGAIGGYGGLGVIVQATLQLSDNVRLLRSVDEMPLGDYRRYFQTQIHNNPKVILHNAVLYPDRYQTLRAVSYSQTELPVTVKERLTPLDQNYWKEQKALKVVSQWPGGKTLRQEVIDPLVLKKPQVSWRNHEASLDVRELEPESRAQRTYVLQEYFVPPDQLESFIQEMGATLRAHKVNVINLSIRHAKTDPGTLLAWAKTEVFALVLYYQQSTAPEERKEVGEWTRALVDSAIQHGGSYYLPYQIHATAQQFRAAYPRAGEFLALKARVDPQNKFRNKLWDAYGVGARP, via the coding sequence ATGAGATTCGCGATCGGCCTGTTTTTATGCGCGGCACTCTGCAATGCACTCACCACCCACGCCGCAGAAACCGTCAACGACATCACCCAGCTCAACCCCATCGTGGTCGATCAGGTGGTGCGCCCCACCACCCTGGAGCAGATCGTCAAGCAGGTGGCCGAGCACCCCGGGCCCATCGCCATCGGCGGCGGGCGCTACAGCATGGGCGGCCAGACCGCCACCGAGCACGCCCTGCAGATCGACATGCGCGGCTTCAACCAAGTGCTCGACTTCTCCAAAGAGCGCAAGGAAATCACCGTGCAGCCGGGCATCACCTGGCGCGCCGTGCAGGACTACATCGACCCCCACGACCTGTCCGTGAGCATCATGCAGAGCTACGCCAACTTCACCGTCGGAGGCGCCCTGAGCGTCAACGCCCATGGCCGCTACATCGGCTACGGCCCGCTGGTGAGCTCGGTGAAAGCCATCAAGCTGGTGCTGGCCGACGGCCAAGTGGTGGACGCCAGCCCGCAGCACAACAGTGAGCTGTTCTACGGCGCCATCGGCGGCTACGGCGGCCTGGGGGTGATCGTCCAAGCCACCCTGCAACTGAGCGACAACGTGCGCCTGCTGCGCAGCGTCGACGAAATGCCCCTCGGCGACTACCGGCGCTACTTCCAGACCCAGATCCACAACAACCCCAAGGTCATCCTGCACAACGCGGTGCTCTACCCCGACCGGTACCAGACCCTGCGCGCGGTGTCCTACAGCCAGACCGAGCTGCCGGTCACGGTCAAGGAACGCCTCACGCCCCTGGACCAGAACTACTGGAAAGAACAGAAGGCCCTGAAAGTGGTGAGCCAGTGGCCCGGCGGCAAGACCCTGCGCCAGGAAGTGATCGACCCCCTGGTGCTGAAGAAACCGCAAGTGTCCTGGCGCAACCACGAAGCCAGCCTCGACGTGCGCGAACTGGAACCCGAGTCCCGGGCCCAGCGCACCTACGTGCTGCAGGAATACTTCGTGCCCCCCGACCAGTTGGAAAGCTTCATCCAGGAGATGGGCGCGACCCTGCGGGCGCACAAGGTCAACGTGATCAACCTGTCGATCCGCCACGCCAAGACCGACCCCGGCACCCTACTGGCCTGGGCCAAGACCGAAGTCTTCGCCCTGGTGCTGTACTACCAGCAGAGCACCGCGCCGGAGGAACGCAAGGAAGTCGGCGAATGGACCCGCGCCCTGGTGGACAGCGCCATCCAGCACGGCGGCAGCTATTACCTGCCGTACCAGATCCACGCCACGGCGCAGCAGTTTCGCGCGGCCTATCCACGGGCCGGGGAGTTTCTCGCGTTGAAAGCCCGGGTCGATCCGCAGAACAAGTTCCGCAATAAGTTGTGGGATGCGTATGGGGTGGGGGCGCGGCCTTGA
- a CDS encoding DUF3077 domain-containing protein produces MTFSVKTLGIVTFAPCGDKDQSLFKVNPDIPVGEALEHASNLFYYAKKLMLDAALEPQGERYAWPAYYLCEMGKAVVDDLSQALLPEANPQ; encoded by the coding sequence ATGACCTTCTCCGTCAAAACCCTCGGCATCGTCACCTTCGCCCCCTGCGGTGACAAAGACCAAAGCCTGTTCAAGGTCAACCCGGACATACCCGTGGGCGAAGCCCTGGAACATGCGTCCAACCTGTTCTATTACGCCAAGAAACTCATGCTGGATGCGGCCCTGGAGCCTCAAGGCGAGCGCTACGCCTGGCCGGCCTACTACCTGTGCGAAATGGGCAAGGCGGTGGTGGATGATCTGTCCCAGGCACTGTTGCCCGAGGCCAACCCCCAGTAA